A single genomic interval of Roseomonas aeriglobus harbors:
- a CDS encoding TonB-dependent receptor: MTIVLTGARAFAGVSILALAVAASSAIARPNDPGTPSATTPVAGPTVSGRVYDATGVALPGARIVVEATGVEATTNLQGEFTVAVPSAEGDVSLRIDYLGRDVVPYTVTAADRGRPAIITLPAAGGAGDIVVTGQSLLDNTARALNQMRQADNTVTILSSDAIGRFPDPNIAEALQRVAGVSIERDQGEGRYINVRGAPSEWSAVSVDGVQVPSVDPTTRAVDLDTLPSDIVGNIEVTKSLLPYQDADSIAGAVNISTRSPFDRKGFALTGMAGMSYNQFGKGNDYRASASVSERFGADRQFGILLSGSFSKTDRQPDNVENTWSQTPAGLRVTETLFKDYRTRRTRVAGSGAFEWHPSDRTQLWVRGTYARFKDNEFRDRIGILWSEGTLQAGSTDTAATYINTRIEKQIRHRIQVNEIWSITSGIEQRLGDGTVRLDGAYSESSQTYPRRDELLFRSSLRPTLSYDFGTSADLPVYSLFTGGQHLQTGTYAFRENTYRSNTTKNDELTAALRIDLPVTLDGKTITFTSGGKYRERNIAADEERFRDRRTTAGPTQTLASFLTDEGSRNFDYNLGNRINGGLADAYFDATKAASERRLPQSLTADYTANEKILGVFGMGKGEFGGTTLIAGLRVETTDFRAQAPSVSRTGAITTALGKSGYTRFFPNVTVRQAFTPNVIARFALSRAINRPNFPQIAPRILETTEGNTVRVEFGNPDLRPTLSNNIDAGLEYYIRPLGLIAINGFYKDLFDYRYTVTSTGVYQGAAAILSRPVNAPDGKLYGVELNWQQQLSFLPGALGGFGVFANYTYTQGDARFDTSYGGRRDFALQGQSKHMWNASLFYERGPVNVRVAYTKRSDYLDEINADNAALDLYWEGRGQLDATASLQLMKGINLFFEGKNLTNSAGVRYFGQRQRVYEYEKFGYTLFGGVRVKL, encoded by the coding sequence ATGACCATAGTCCTCACCGGCGCTCGCGCATTCGCGGGCGTCTCGATTCTCGCACTCGCCGTCGCTGCCAGCAGCGCGATCGCGCGGCCGAACGATCCCGGCACGCCGAGCGCGACCACGCCGGTCGCCGGGCCGACGGTGTCGGGGCGGGTCTATGATGCAACCGGCGTCGCGCTGCCGGGCGCGCGGATCGTCGTTGAGGCGACAGGGGTCGAGGCGACGACGAACCTGCAGGGCGAGTTCACCGTCGCGGTGCCGAGCGCCGAGGGCGATGTCAGCCTGCGCATCGACTATCTCGGTCGCGACGTCGTGCCCTACACCGTCACCGCCGCCGATCGCGGCCGGCCTGCGATCATCACGCTGCCGGCTGCCGGCGGGGCGGGCGACATCGTCGTGACGGGCCAGTCGCTGCTCGATAACACCGCGCGCGCGCTCAACCAGATGCGCCAGGCCGACAACACGGTCACCATCCTGTCGTCGGACGCCATCGGCCGATTCCCCGATCCCAACATCGCCGAAGCATTGCAGCGTGTCGCGGGCGTCAGCATCGAGCGTGACCAGGGCGAAGGCCGATACATCAACGTCCGCGGCGCGCCGTCGGAATGGTCGGCGGTGTCGGTCGACGGCGTCCAGGTCCCCTCGGTCGACCCGACCACCCGCGCGGTCGATCTCGACACCTTGCCGTCCGACATCGTCGGCAACATCGAAGTCACCAAGTCGCTGCTGCCGTATCAGGACGCCGATTCGATCGCCGGCGCTGTCAACATCTCCACGCGCTCGCCGTTCGACCGCAAGGGCTTCGCGCTGACCGGCATGGCGGGCATGAGCTACAACCAGTTCGGCAAGGGCAACGATTATCGCGCCTCGGCCTCGGTCAGCGAGCGCTTCGGCGCTGATCGGCAGTTCGGGATTCTGCTGTCGGGCAGCTTTTCGAAGACCGATCGCCAGCCGGACAACGTCGAAAACACCTGGTCGCAGACGCCGGCAGGGCTGCGCGTTACGGAGACCCTGTTCAAGGATTACCGCACGCGTCGCACCCGCGTCGCCGGCTCGGGCGCGTTCGAATGGCATCCCAGCGACCGCACCCAGCTGTGGGTGCGCGGCACCTATGCCCGGTTCAAGGACAATGAATTCCGCGACCGCATCGGCATTCTGTGGAGCGAGGGAACGCTGCAGGCCGGGTCGACCGACACCGCGGCGACCTACATCAACACCCGCATCGAAAAGCAGATCCGCCACCGCATCCAGGTGAACGAGATCTGGTCGATCACCAGCGGGATCGAGCAGAGGCTGGGCGACGGCACCGTCCGCCTGGACGGCGCGTATAGCGAATCGTCGCAGACCTATCCGCGCCGCGACGAATTGCTGTTCCGCTCGTCGCTGCGTCCGACGCTCAGCTACGACTTCGGGACCAGCGCCGATCTTCCGGTCTATTCGCTGTTTACCGGCGGCCAGCACCTCCAGACGGGCACCTATGCCTTCCGCGAAAATACCTATCGGTCGAACACGACCAAGAATGACGAATTGACCGCGGCGCTGCGCATCGACCTGCCGGTGACACTCGATGGGAAAACGATAACCTTCACCAGCGGCGGCAAGTATCGCGAACGCAACATCGCCGCCGACGAGGAGCGATTCCGCGATCGCCGCACGACTGCGGGCCCGACGCAGACGCTCGCCAGCTTCCTGACCGACGAAGGCTCGCGCAATTTCGATTACAACCTCGGCAACCGCATCAACGGCGGCCTGGCCGATGCCTATTTCGACGCGACAAAGGCTGCGTCCGAACGCCGCCTGCCGCAGTCGCTGACCGCGGACTATACCGCCAACGAGAAGATCCTCGGCGTCTTCGGCATGGGCAAGGGCGAATTCGGCGGCACGACGCTGATCGCCGGTCTGCGCGTCGAGACGACCGACTTCCGCGCGCAGGCGCCCAGCGTGTCGCGCACCGGCGCGATTACGACCGCGCTCGGCAAGTCGGGCTACACCCGCTTCTTCCCGAACGTCACCGTTCGCCAGGCCTTCACGCCGAACGTCATCGCACGCTTCGCGCTCAGCCGCGCGATCAATCGCCCGAACTTTCCGCAGATCGCGCCGCGCATACTCGAAACGACCGAAGGCAACACGGTTCGCGTCGAATTCGGCAACCCCGATCTGCGGCCGACGCTGTCGAACAATATCGACGCGGGGCTTGAATATTACATCCGCCCGCTCGGCCTGATTGCGATCAACGGCTTCTACAAGGACCTGTTCGACTATCGCTACACCGTGACGAGCACGGGCGTGTACCAGGGCGCCGCCGCGATCCTCAGCCGGCCGGTCAACGCGCCCGACGGCAAGCTCTATGGTGTCGAGCTCAACTGGCAGCAGCAGCTGAGTTTCCTGCCGGGTGCGCTGGGCGGGTTCGGCGTGTTCGCGAACTACACCTATACGCAGGGCGATGCGCGGTTCGACACCAGCTATGGCGGCCGGCGCGACTTCGCGTTGCAGGGCCAGTCGAAGCATATGTGGAACGCGTCGCTGTTCTACGAACGCGGCCCGGTCAACGTCCGCGTCGCTTATACCAAGCGGTCGGATTATCTCGACGAGATCAACGCCGACAACGCTGCGCTCGACCTCTATTGGGAAGGCCGCGGCCAGCTCGATGCGACCGCCAGCCTGCAGCTGATGAAGGGCATCAATCTGTTCTTCGAAGGCAAGAACCTGACGAACTCGGCGGGCGTTCGCTACTTCGGTCAGCGTCAGCGCGTCTATGAATATGAAAAGTTCGGTTACACGCTGTTCGGTGGCGTGCGGGTGAAGCTGTGA
- a CDS encoding response regulator transcription factor, whose amino-acid sequence MTIDTPSLVIVEDDATFARTLGRSFERRGYRVRIAADATALDALLVEEVPDHAVVDLKLGTGSGLPCVARLHALDPAMLIVVLTGYASIATAVEAIKLGACQYLVKPSNTDDIEAAFSKAAGDPDVDITARPSSIKTHEWEMINQTLAETGFNISETARRLGMHRRTLARKLEKRPVK is encoded by the coding sequence ATGACGATCGACACCCCCAGCCTGGTCATCGTGGAAGACGATGCGACCTTCGCCCGCACGCTCGGCCGCTCGTTCGAGCGCCGCGGCTACCGCGTGCGGATCGCCGCCGACGCGACCGCCCTCGACGCCCTCCTCGTCGAGGAGGTGCCCGATCATGCCGTCGTCGACCTGAAGCTCGGCACCGGGTCCGGCCTGCCCTGCGTCGCGCGGCTCCATGCGCTCGACCCGGCGATGCTGATCGTCGTGCTGACCGGCTATGCCAGCATCGCCACCGCGGTCGAGGCGATCAAGCTGGGCGCGTGCCAGTATCTCGTAAAGCCGTCGAACACCGACGACATCGAAGCTGCGTTCAGCAAGGCGGCAGGCGATCCCGACGTGGACATCACGGCCCGTCCGTCGTCGATCAAGACCCATGAGTGGGAGATGATCAACCAGACGTTGGCGGAAACGGGGTTCAACATCTCCGAAACCGCACGACGCCTGGGCATGCACCGCCGTACGCTCGCGCGGAAGCTGGAGAAGCGGCCGGTCAAATGA
- a CDS encoding HAMP domain-containing histidine kinase, whose translation MTEPPLLALTRRRGDAPDDSAAAENMRQLVQLRWIAVAGQTATILLVHFGLGVPLPTVQMLGVALGLGLVNLATTLAAPRHRVRTIEIMLALLLDMAALTLQLYFSGGAGNPFISLYLLQVVLGAILLPPPAAVVLVAATGASYALLTIRALPLTLPSGLIADSADLFAIGRWIAFVMVAGLLVMFIARISRNLRARDAHVADLRQHAAEQDGIVRMGLFASGAAHELGTPLGTLSVILADWRRMPAIAGDPSLAADVAEMQGEVGRCKAIVSDILQSAGQPRGEAMERASAATFLSDCVQTWERLHPDVCLAYEPHGLDDVTLAVDPALRQAIWNLLDNAAEVSPWGIDCFARVEGGQVVVTVADNGPGFTAEGLAGVGKLYRSTKGEGHGLGLFLATNLARRLGGRLEARNRDDGGAEVRLILPVAGNGA comes from the coding sequence ATGACCGAGCCACCGCTCCTGGCCCTCACCCGCCGCCGCGGCGATGCGCCGGACGATAGCGCCGCGGCCGAGAACATGCGCCAGCTCGTCCAGCTGCGCTGGATCGCGGTGGCGGGGCAGACGGCGACGATCCTGCTCGTTCATTTCGGGCTCGGCGTACCGTTGCCGACAGTGCAGATGCTGGGCGTCGCGCTGGGGCTGGGTCTCGTCAATCTGGCAACGACGCTCGCCGCGCCGCGACACCGCGTGAGGACGATCGAGATCATGCTCGCGCTGCTGCTCGACATGGCGGCACTGACGCTTCAGCTCTATTTCAGCGGAGGCGCGGGCAATCCCTTCATTTCGCTCTATCTGCTGCAGGTCGTGCTCGGCGCGATCCTGCTGCCGCCGCCCGCCGCGGTCGTGCTGGTCGCGGCGACGGGCGCGAGCTACGCTCTGCTCACCATCCGCGCGCTGCCGCTGACGCTGCCGAGCGGCCTGATCGCCGACAGCGCCGATCTGTTCGCGATCGGGCGGTGGATCGCCTTCGTGATGGTCGCGGGGCTGCTAGTGATGTTCATCGCCCGCATCAGCCGCAACCTGCGCGCCCGCGACGCGCACGTCGCCGACCTCCGCCAGCATGCCGCCGAACAGGATGGGATCGTCCGCATGGGTCTGTTCGCCAGCGGCGCCGCGCACGAACTCGGCACCCCGCTCGGCACGCTGTCGGTGATCCTTGCCGACTGGCGCCGCATGCCGGCGATCGCCGGCGACCCGAGCCTGGCCGCCGATGTCGCGGAGATGCAGGGCGAAGTCGGGCGCTGCAAGGCGATCGTCAGCGATATCCTGCAATCCGCCGGTCAGCCGCGCGGCGAGGCCATGGAACGGGCCAGTGCTGCGACGTTCCTGAGCGACTGTGTTCAGACCTGGGAGCGGCTGCATCCCGACGTGTGCCTGGCTTATGAACCGCATGGTCTGGACGACGTCACCCTGGCGGTCGATCCGGCCCTGCGTCAGGCGATCTGGAACCTGCTCGACAATGCCGCCGAAGTGTCGCCTTGGGGCATCGACTGTTTTGCGCGGGTCGAGGGCGGGCAGGTGGTGGTCACGGTCGCTGACAATGGCCCCGGCTTCACGGCGGAGGGGCTGGCCGGCGTCGGCAAGCTCTATCGCTCGACCAAGGGCGAGGGACACGGCCTGGGCCTGTTCCTCGCCACCAATCTCGCGCGTCGGCTGGGTGGTCGCCTGGAAGCGCGTAACCGCGACGATGGCGGCGCCGAGGTCCGGCTGATCCTGCCGGTCGCAGGGAACGGAGCATGA
- a CDS encoding SURF1 family protein, which translates to MTTRRRPYLALIAALVTAALVGLGVWQLERRAWKLDLIARVDARIHAAPTAFPWGGGDPKDLEYARVRVTGVFDHDRETFVQALTARGAGFWVLTPLRTADGTVLINRGFVPEDRRDPWSRAAGQVAGPATITGLVRLSEPGGGFLRSNDPAADRWYSRDVAAIAAAKGLGRVASHFVDADATPNPGGYPAGGLTVVSFRNTHLVYALTWFALAGLAAFGTWLFWRGERRA; encoded by the coding sequence CTGACGACGCGCCGCCGCCCGTATCTCGCGCTGATCGCGGCGCTGGTGACGGCGGCGCTGGTCGGGCTGGGCGTGTGGCAGCTGGAGCGGCGGGCGTGGAAGCTCGATCTGATCGCCCGTGTCGATGCACGCATCCACGCCGCGCCGACCGCTTTTCCGTGGGGTGGTGGCGATCCGAAGGATCTGGAGTACGCCCGCGTCCGGGTGACCGGCGTATTTGACCATGATCGCGAGACGTTCGTGCAGGCGCTGACGGCGCGTGGGGCGGGCTTTTGGGTGCTGACGCCGCTGCGGACAGCCGATGGCACGGTTCTCATCAACCGCGGTTTCGTGCCTGAGGATCGCCGCGATCCATGGAGCCGTGCTGCCGGGCAGGTCGCCGGGCCGGCGACGATCACCGGCCTCGTCCGGCTGAGCGAACCCGGCGGCGGCTTCCTGCGCAGCAACGACCCTGCGGCCGATCGCTGGTATTCGCGTGACGTCGCCGCCATCGCCGCGGCGAAGGGGCTGGGGCGGGTCGCGTCCCACTTCGTCGATGCCGACGCGACGCCCAATCCCGGCGGCTATCCCGCCGGCGGGCTGACCGTCGTCTCGTTCCGCAACACGCATCTGGTCTATGCGCTGACCTGGTTTGCGCTTGCCGGTCTCGCCGCATTCGGCACCTGGCTGTTCTGGCGCGGTGAGCGGCGCGCATGA
- the cyoD gene encoding cytochrome o ubiquinol oxidase subunit IV, which produces MTDTTRPAETGYGHGAGHDVPTHEDEHLHVSRRGYLTGFALSVVLTAIPFWAVMTGALSTNWTVAVVVAAAVAQILVHTIYFLHVNTTSEGGWTLMSYAFAAVIVLIVIAGSLWIMYHLNTNMMPMSAMDGTP; this is translated from the coding sequence ATGACCGATACCACCCGCCCGGCGGAAACCGGCTATGGCCACGGCGCCGGCCACGACGTGCCGACGCACGAGGACGAACATCTGCACGTCTCGCGCCGCGGCTACCTGACCGGATTTGCGCTGTCCGTCGTCCTGACCGCCATCCCGTTCTGGGCGGTGATGACCGGCGCGCTCAGCACCAACTGGACGGTCGCCGTCGTCGTTGCCGCCGCCGTGGCGCAGATCCTGGTCCACACCATCTATTTCCTCCACGTCAACACGACGTCGGAAGGCGGCTGGACGCTGATGTCCTACGCCTTTGCCGCGGTCATCGTGCTGATCGTGATCGCGGGATCGTTGTGGATCATGTACCACCTCAACACCAACATGATGCCGATGTCGGCGATGGACGGAACCCCCTGA
- the cyoC gene encoding cytochrome o ubiquinol oxidase subunit III: MTKDDDAPVFYLDESEGHGHTHAHTGPGGSTMLGFWIYLMSDALIFATLFATYGVVGTSYAGGPGPRELFELPLVALNTAILLTSSITYGFAMIAMQEGRLGGTRGWLALTGLLGAAFVGVELYEFSKLVHEGATPQTSAFLSAFFTLVATHGLHVTVGIIWVGVMLIQLKQRGLTADNRRRVMCLSMFWHFLDVVWIGVFTFVYLLGSLR; this comes from the coding sequence ATGACGAAGGACGACGACGCGCCCGTCTTCTACCTCGACGAGAGCGAAGGCCACGGCCATACCCACGCCCACACCGGCCCCGGCGGCAGCACGATGCTGGGGTTCTGGATCTACCTGATGAGCGACGCGCTCATCTTCGCGACGCTGTTCGCGACGTACGGCGTCGTCGGCACCAGCTATGCCGGTGGGCCGGGGCCGCGCGAGCTGTTCGAACTGCCGTTGGTCGCGCTCAACACCGCGATCCTGCTGACGTCGTCGATCACCTATGGCTTCGCGATGATCGCGATGCAGGAAGGCAGGCTCGGCGGCACGCGCGGCTGGCTGGCACTGACCGGCCTGCTGGGCGCGGCCTTCGTCGGTGTCGAGCTCTACGAATTCTCGAAGCTCGTCCACGAAGGCGCGACGCCGCAGACCAGCGCGTTCCTGTCCGCCTTCTTCACGCTGGTCGCCACGCACGGTCTGCACGTGACCGTCGGCATCATCTGGGTCGGCGTGATGCTGATCCAGCTGAAGCAGCGCGGCCTCACTGCCGACAACCGGCGCCGGGTCATGTGCCTCAGCATGTTCTGGCACTTCCTCGACGTCGTCTGGATCGGCGTGTTCACCTTCGTCTACCTGCTGGGAAGCCTGCGATGA
- the cyoB gene encoding cytochrome o ubiquinol oxidase subunit I translates to MFNEPLSKIIFGRLGFESFPLHEPILLVTFAGVVLGGLGLLFVVTKYRLWGWLWREWFTTVDHKKIGIMYMILGIIMLLRGFADAIMMRTQQAIAFGGNEGYLPPHHYDQIFTAHGTIMIFFVAIPLVVGLINYVMPLQIGARDVAFPYLNNLSFWLTVAGALLVMASLFIGEFSRAGWLNYVPVANLQNSPDVGPDYYLWALQIAGVGTTLSAINMVTTIIKMRAPGMTMMKMPVFCWTALCSNVLAVAIFPILTAAFAMLMLDRYIGTNFFTNDLGGNAMMYWNLVWIWGHPEVYVLVLPVFGIFSEITSTFSGKRLFGYSSMVYATVVITILSFLVWLHHFFTMGSGASVNSFFGIATMVISIPTGAKIFNWLFTMYRGDIRYELPMMWTVAFLLTFTVGGMTGVLLAVPPADFVLHNSLFLVAHFHNVIIGGVVFGLFAGMTYWFPKAFGFRLDPFWGKIAFWGWVIGYWIAWTPIYIVGLMGTTRRLNHISDPSLQPWFVIAAIGAFIIGIGILAFIIQIAVSILRRDQLRDTTGDPWDGRTLEWATSSPPPAYNFAKTPVVHDLDAWYDMKARHAARPETGFTPIHMPRNTGAGVILSALALALGFAMVWYMWWLAILSFVGMIVVAIGHTFNYDRDYHIPAEEVAQVEDARTVLLAKGAAA, encoded by the coding sequence ATGTTCAACGAACCCCTGTCCAAGATCATCTTCGGGCGCCTTGGCTTCGAATCCTTCCCGCTGCACGAGCCGATCCTGCTCGTCACCTTCGCCGGCGTCGTGCTCGGCGGGCTCGGGCTGCTGTTCGTCGTCACCAAATACCGGCTGTGGGGCTGGCTGTGGCGCGAATGGTTCACGACCGTCGACCACAAGAAGATCGGGATCATGTACATGATCCTGGGCATCATCATGCTGCTGCGCGGCTTTGCCGATGCGATCATGATGCGCACGCAACAGGCGATCGCGTTCGGCGGGAACGAGGGGTATCTGCCCCCGCACCATTATGATCAGATCTTCACCGCACACGGGACGATCATGATCTTCTTCGTGGCGATCCCGCTGGTCGTCGGCCTGATCAACTATGTCATGCCGCTGCAGATCGGCGCGCGCGACGTGGCGTTCCCCTACCTCAACAACCTCAGCTTCTGGCTGACGGTGGCGGGCGCGCTGCTGGTCATGGCGTCGCTGTTCATCGGCGAATTCAGCCGGGCGGGGTGGCTGAACTATGTCCCGGTCGCGAATCTGCAGAATTCTCCGGACGTCGGGCCGGACTATTATCTTTGGGCGCTACAGATAGCGGGCGTCGGCACGACGCTCAGCGCGATCAACATGGTGACGACGATCATCAAGATGCGCGCGCCGGGCATGACGATGATGAAGATGCCGGTGTTCTGCTGGACCGCGTTGTGCAGCAACGTGCTGGCGGTGGCGATCTTCCCGATCCTGACTGCGGCGTTCGCGATGCTGATGCTCGACCGCTACATCGGCACTAACTTCTTCACCAACGATCTTGGCGGCAACGCCATGATGTACTGGAATCTGGTGTGGATCTGGGGTCACCCGGAAGTGTACGTGCTGGTCCTGCCGGTGTTCGGCATCTTCTCGGAGATCACCTCGACCTTTTCGGGCAAGCGCCTGTTCGGTTATTCGTCGATGGTCTACGCGACCGTCGTCATCACCATCCTGTCGTTTCTCGTCTGGCTGCACCACTTCTTCACCATGGGGTCGGGGGCGAGCGTCAACAGCTTCTTCGGCATCGCGACGATGGTCATTTCGATCCCGACGGGCGCCAAGATCTTCAACTGGCTGTTCACCATGTACCGCGGCGACATCCGCTACGAACTGCCGATGATGTGGACGGTCGCGTTCCTGCTGACCTTCACGGTCGGCGGCATGACGGGCGTGCTGCTGGCGGTGCCGCCGGCGGACTTCGTGCTGCACAATTCGCTGTTCCTGGTCGCGCACTTCCACAACGTCATCATCGGCGGCGTGGTATTCGGGCTGTTCGCCGGCATGACCTACTGGTTCCCCAAGGCGTTCGGTTTCCGGCTCGACCCGTTCTGGGGCAAGATCGCCTTCTGGGGCTGGGTCATCGGCTACTGGATCGCGTGGACGCCGATCTACATCGTCGGCCTGATGGGCACGACGCGGCGCCTGAACCACATCAGCGACCCGTCGCTGCAGCCGTGGTTCGTGATCGCGGCGATCGGTGCCTTCATCATCGGTATCGGCATCCTGGCGTTCATCATCCAGATCGCGGTCAGCATCCTGCGGCGCGACCAGTTGCGCGACACGACCGGCGATCCTTGGGACGGCCGCACGCTCGAATGGGCGACCAGCTCGCCGCCGCCGGCCTATAATTTCGCCAAGACGCCTGTCGTCCACGACCTCGACGCCTGGTACGATATGAAGGCGCGCCACGCCGCGCGGCCGGAGACGGGCTTCACCCCGATCCACATGCCCAGGAACACCGGCGCGGGCGTGATCCTGTCGGCGCTCGCGCTGGCGCTCGGCTTCGCGATGGTCTGGTACATGTGGTGGCTGGCGATCCTGTCGTTCGTCGGCATGATCGTCGTCGCGATCGGTCACACGTTCAACTACGACCGGGATTATCACATTCCGGCAGAGGAGGTGGCGCAGGTCGAGGACGCCCGCACCGTCCTGCTGGCGAAGGGAGCCGCGGCATGA
- the cyoA gene encoding ubiquinol oxidase subunit II, translating into MRRRLTAMALLPALAVLAACNKQVLDPAGDIALQQRDIIYISTALMLVIIVPVMALICVFAWRYRKGNKDATYDPDFHHSTSLELVIWSAPLLIIICLGALTWWSTHLLDPFRPVNRISATKAVDPTVKPLDIQVVSLDWKWLFIYPEQGIATVNELALPVDRPVRFHLTSSNMMNTFYAPTLAGMIYTMPGMRSTLHAVLNKPGKFEGMSANYSGAGFSDMRFTLYGVNARAFDAWVGRVKGAPMTLDTPTYLEIEKPTDKVPPMYFARVQPGLFDRVYQRCVRPGTPCMSDMMRHDKDGAAMPSMHGSQPPAGEKPEGAIFKGGDEKKVSPKRGDERRNPPGNADPDNPNNRDMSRLDLRTGAPRAEAA; encoded by the coding sequence ATGCGGCGCCGCCTGACGGCGATGGCCCTGCTGCCCGCGCTGGCGGTGCTCGCCGCCTGCAACAAGCAGGTGCTCGATCCGGCCGGCGACATCGCGCTGCAGCAACGCGACATCATCTACATCTCGACCGCGCTGATGCTCGTCATCATCGTGCCGGTGATGGCGCTGATCTGCGTGTTCGCGTGGCGCTATCGCAAAGGCAACAAGGACGCGACCTACGACCCCGATTTCCACCATTCGACCTCGCTCGAACTGGTGATCTGGTCGGCGCCGCTGCTGATCATCATCTGCCTGGGCGCGCTGACATGGTGGAGCACGCACCTGCTCGATCCGTTCCGGCCGGTGAACCGCATTTCGGCGACGAAGGCGGTCGATCCGACGGTGAAGCCGCTCGACATCCAGGTCGTCTCGCTCGACTGGAAATGGCTGTTCATCTACCCCGAACAGGGGATTGCGACGGTCAACGAACTGGCCCTTCCGGTCGACCGGCCGGTGCGCTTCCACCTGACGTCGTCGAACATGATGAACACCTTCTACGCGCCGACGCTGGCGGGCATGATCTACACCATGCCCGGCATGCGCAGCACGCTGCATGCGGTACTGAACAAGCCGGGCAAGTTCGAGGGGATGTCGGCCAATTATTCGGGCGCCGGCTTTTCCGACATGCGCTTCACCCTGTACGGCGTGAACGCCCGCGCATTCGACGCCTGGGTCGGCCGGGTGAAGGGCGCGCCGATGACGCTCGACACGCCGACCTACCTCGAGATCGAGAAACCGACCGACAAGGTGCCGCCGATGTATTTCGCGCGGGTCCAGCCGGGCTTGTTCGACCGTGTCTATCAGCGCTGCGTGCGTCCCGGCACGCCGTGCATGAGCGACATGATGCGCCACGACAAGGATGGGGCCGCGATGCCGTCGATGCACGGCAGCCAGCCGCCCGCCGGCGAAAAGCCCGAAGGCGCGATCTTCAAGGGTGGAGACGAGAAGAAGGTTTCGCCCAAGCGCGGTGACGAGCGCCGGAACCCGCCGGGCAATGCCGACCCGGACAACCCGAACAACCGCGATATGTCCCGCCTCGACCTGCGTACCGGCGCCCCGCGCGCCGAAGCGGCTTAG